A genomic region of Ictidomys tridecemlineatus isolate mIctTri1 chromosome 10, mIctTri1.hap1, whole genome shotgun sequence contains the following coding sequences:
- the Brat1 gene encoding integrator complex assembly factor BRAT1 isoform X2 has translation MDPECSHLLPALCAVLADPRQPVADDTCLEKLLDWFKTVTEAESSLLLLQENPCLVELLSHVLRPQDVSPRVLSFALRLAGTFAAQEDCFQYLQQGELLLGLFGETGTLGWAAWNVPSVRSGWIQGLSALARHPSALHFLADSGAVDTVFSLQGDPSLFVASAASQLLVHILALSMRGEAVERCSPQGSAWPACAQKIVSHVEESLRSTDTPQVTQALNVLTTTFGRCHSPWTEVLWDQLSPLVACLLERDPVPAGHSLVDLLLSVARSPVFSSTDCGLWETVAQTLSRLSPTQAGPLALGTLKLQHCPQALRTQAFGVLLQPLACVLKATTQTPGSSGLLDGTVGGSLTVDALLSSKSACGGLLCQTLAHLEELQPLPQRPSPWPQAPLLEAVVTILRLCNGSAAPSSSVGGRLCGTLAGCLRVQRAALDFLGTLSQGTSPQELVPQVFAVLLEYLESPDSSPTVLKKAFQATLGWLLSSPKTPGCSDFGPHIPLFLGELFPVLQKRLCSPCWEVRDSALEFFTNLSRHWGGQADFRKALLSSEAPTLTQQLLRDPESYVRASAVSAMAQLSSQGLQATLASPEHPETEQTPRASHGGRSCRSSPNG, from the exons ATGGACCCTGAATGCTCCCATCTCCTCCCAGCTCTCTGTGCTGTTCTGGCAGATCCTAGGCAGCCAGTGGCAGATGACACTTGTTTGGAGAAGCTGCTGGACTGGTTTAAAACAGTGACAGAGGCAG AGTCCAGCCTCCTGCTGCTGCAGGAGAACCCCTGCCTGGTAGAGCTCCTGTCCCATGTTCTGAGACCACAGGACGTGAGCCCCAGAGTCCTCTCCTTTGCCCTGCGCCTTGCTGGGACATTTGCGGCCCAGGAAGATTGCTTCCAGTACCTTCAG CAGGGGGAGTTGCTGCTGGGGCTCTTTGGGGAGACGGGAACCCTGGGCTGGGCAGCCTGGAATGTCCCCAGTGTGCGCAGTGGCTGGATCCAGGGCCTGAGCGCCCTGGCACGGCACCCCAGCGCCCTGCACTTCCTGGCTGACAGTG GTGCAGTTGACACCGTCTTCTCCCTGCAGGGAGATCCAAGCCTATTTGTGGCTTCGGCCGCCAGTCAGCTCCTGGTGCACATCCTGGCTTTGTCCATGCGAGGCGAAGCTGTGGAGCGCTGCAGCCCACAGGGCAGTGCCTGGCCTGCATGTGCCCAGAAGATCGTGAGCCACGTGGAAGAGTCCTTGCGCTCCACAGATACCCCACAGGTCACTCAAGCCCTGAACGTCCTGACCACTACCTTTGGACGCTGCCACAGTCCCTGGACAGAGGTTCTCTGGGATCAGCTGAGTCCCCTCGTGGCCTGCCTGCTTGAAAGAGACCCCGTTCCAGCTGGACACTCACTTGTTGACCTCCTCCTCAGTGTGGCCCG TTCTCCTGTGTTCAGTTCTACAGACTGTGGCCTGTGGGAGACGGTGGCTCAGACTCTGAGCCGTCTGAGCCCCACTCAAGCTGGACCTCTGGCCCTAGGGACACTGAAACTCCAGCACTG TCCACAGGCACTGAGGACTCAGGCCTTTGGAGtcctcctccagcccctggcCTGTGTCCTGAAAGCCACCACTCAGACCCCTGGGTCTTCAG GCTTGCTGGATGGGACTGTGGGCGGCTCCCTGACCGTGGATGCACTCCTGTCCTCCAAGTCGGCCTGTGGGGGGCTCCTGTGCCAGACTCTGGCTCACCTGGAGGAGCTGCAGCCACTG CCCCAGCGCCCCTCACCCTGGCCCCAGGCACCCCTTCTAGAAGCTGTAGTGACCATACTGCGACTTTGCAATGGCTCAGCTGCCCCCAGCTCCAGTGTGGGGGGCCGCCTCTGTGGGACCCTGGCTGGCTGCCTCCGGGTCCAGCGAGCAGCCCTTGACTTCCTGGGGACACTGTCTCAGGGAACAA GCCCCCAGGAGTTGGTGCCACAGGTGTTTGCCGTCCTCCTGGAGTACCTCGAGAGCCCTGACTCCAGCCCCACG GTTCTGAAGAAGGCCTTCCAGGCCACGCTCGGGTGGCTCCTGAGCTCACCCAAGACCCCCGGCTGCTCTGATTTTGGCCCCCACATCCCGCTGTTCCTCGGAG AGCTATTCCCCGTGCTACAGAAGCGCCTGTGCAGCCCCTGCTGGGAGGTGAGGGACTCGGCCCTGGAATTCTTCACGAATCTGAGCAGACACTGGGGAG GGCAGGCCGACTTCAGAAAAGCACTCCTCTCTTCAGAGGCACCCACGCTCACCCAGCAGCTTCTCCGAGACCCTGAGAGTTACGTCCGAGCAAGCGCAGTGAGCGCCATGGCCCAGCTCTCTAGCCAGGGCCTACAGGCCACCCTCGCCAGCCCTGAGCACCCAGAGACTGAGCAG ACTCCGAGGGCTTCCCACGGAGGGCGGTCGTGCAGGTCTTCACCCAATGGCTGA
- the Brat1 gene encoding integrator complex assembly factor BRAT1 isoform X1, which produces MDPECSHLLPALCAVLADPRQPVADDTCLEKLLDWFKTVTEAESSLLLLQENPCLVELLSHVLRPQDVSPRVLSFALRLAGTFAAQEDCFQYLQQGELLLGLFGETGTLGWAAWNVPSVRSGWIQGLSALARHPSALHFLADSGAVDTVFSLQGDPSLFVASAASQLLVHILALSMRGEAVERCSPQGSAWPACAQKIVSHVEESLRSTDTPQVTQALNVLTTTFGRCHSPWTEVLWDQLSPLVACLLERDPVPAGHSLVDLLLSVARSPVFSSTDCGLWETVAQTLSRLSPTQAGPLALGTLKLQHCPQALRTQAFGVLLQPLACVLKATTQTPGSSGLLDGTVGGSLTVDALLSSKSACGGLLCQTLAHLEELQPLPQRPSPWPQAPLLEAVVTILRLCNGSAAPSSSVGGRLCGTLAGCLRVQRAALDFLGTLSQGTSPQELVPQVFAVLLEYLESPDSSPTVLKKAFQATLGWLLSSPKTPGCSDFGPHIPLFLGELFPVLQKRLCSPCWEVRDSALEFFTNLSRHWGGQADFRKALLSSEAPTLTQQLLRDPESYVRASAVSAMAQLSSQGLQATLASPEHPETEQGLLKEFLHILSADSEGFPRRAVVQVFTQWLRDGYAEVARDTEQFVATVLQVVSQDLDWEVRVQGLELAQVFLAQKLGQPAHCPYAVGLPEGPSPGLRPEVLRNLCQPWLLEFAFRALFDCDRPVAQKACDLLLFLRDKTAPCAGMQETGDNPCLDSVEAILQRWQAGEQGQSLGDPEPEAMLAVLRSIDLEGLQGRLAESSDHVEKSPQSLLQDMLATVGVLEENEADCY; this is translated from the exons ATGGACCCTGAATGCTCCCATCTCCTCCCAGCTCTCTGTGCTGTTCTGGCAGATCCTAGGCAGCCAGTGGCAGATGACACTTGTTTGGAGAAGCTGCTGGACTGGTTTAAAACAGTGACAGAGGCAG AGTCCAGCCTCCTGCTGCTGCAGGAGAACCCCTGCCTGGTAGAGCTCCTGTCCCATGTTCTGAGACCACAGGACGTGAGCCCCAGAGTCCTCTCCTTTGCCCTGCGCCTTGCTGGGACATTTGCGGCCCAGGAAGATTGCTTCCAGTACCTTCAG CAGGGGGAGTTGCTGCTGGGGCTCTTTGGGGAGACGGGAACCCTGGGCTGGGCAGCCTGGAATGTCCCCAGTGTGCGCAGTGGCTGGATCCAGGGCCTGAGCGCCCTGGCACGGCACCCCAGCGCCCTGCACTTCCTGGCTGACAGTG GTGCAGTTGACACCGTCTTCTCCCTGCAGGGAGATCCAAGCCTATTTGTGGCTTCGGCCGCCAGTCAGCTCCTGGTGCACATCCTGGCTTTGTCCATGCGAGGCGAAGCTGTGGAGCGCTGCAGCCCACAGGGCAGTGCCTGGCCTGCATGTGCCCAGAAGATCGTGAGCCACGTGGAAGAGTCCTTGCGCTCCACAGATACCCCACAGGTCACTCAAGCCCTGAACGTCCTGACCACTACCTTTGGACGCTGCCACAGTCCCTGGACAGAGGTTCTCTGGGATCAGCTGAGTCCCCTCGTGGCCTGCCTGCTTGAAAGAGACCCCGTTCCAGCTGGACACTCACTTGTTGACCTCCTCCTCAGTGTGGCCCG TTCTCCTGTGTTCAGTTCTACAGACTGTGGCCTGTGGGAGACGGTGGCTCAGACTCTGAGCCGTCTGAGCCCCACTCAAGCTGGACCTCTGGCCCTAGGGACACTGAAACTCCAGCACTG TCCACAGGCACTGAGGACTCAGGCCTTTGGAGtcctcctccagcccctggcCTGTGTCCTGAAAGCCACCACTCAGACCCCTGGGTCTTCAG GCTTGCTGGATGGGACTGTGGGCGGCTCCCTGACCGTGGATGCACTCCTGTCCTCCAAGTCGGCCTGTGGGGGGCTCCTGTGCCAGACTCTGGCTCACCTGGAGGAGCTGCAGCCACTG CCCCAGCGCCCCTCACCCTGGCCCCAGGCACCCCTTCTAGAAGCTGTAGTGACCATACTGCGACTTTGCAATGGCTCAGCTGCCCCCAGCTCCAGTGTGGGGGGCCGCCTCTGTGGGACCCTGGCTGGCTGCCTCCGGGTCCAGCGAGCAGCCCTTGACTTCCTGGGGACACTGTCTCAGGGAACAA GCCCCCAGGAGTTGGTGCCACAGGTGTTTGCCGTCCTCCTGGAGTACCTCGAGAGCCCTGACTCCAGCCCCACG GTTCTGAAGAAGGCCTTCCAGGCCACGCTCGGGTGGCTCCTGAGCTCACCCAAGACCCCCGGCTGCTCTGATTTTGGCCCCCACATCCCGCTGTTCCTCGGAG AGCTATTCCCCGTGCTACAGAAGCGCCTGTGCAGCCCCTGCTGGGAGGTGAGGGACTCGGCCCTGGAATTCTTCACGAATCTGAGCAGACACTGGGGAG GGCAGGCCGACTTCAGAAAAGCACTCCTCTCTTCAGAGGCACCCACGCTCACCCAGCAGCTTCTCCGAGACCCTGAGAGTTACGTCCGAGCAAGCGCAGTGAGCGCCATGGCCCAGCTCTCTAGCCAGGGCCTACAGGCCACCCTCGCCAGCCCTGAGCACCCAGAGACTGAGCAG GGCCTGCTCAAGGAGTTCCTGCACATTCTGTCTGCAGACTCCGAGGGCTTCCCACGGAGGGCGGTCGTGCAGGTCTTCACCCAATGGCTGAGGGACGGCTATGCTGAGGTCGCTCGGGACACGGAGCAGTTTGTGGCTACTGTGCTCCAGGTGGTGAGCCAGGACCTAGACTGGGAGGTGCGGGTGCAGGGCCTGGAGCTGGCGCAGGTGTTCCTGGCCCAGAAGCTGGGACAGCCTGCCCATTGTCCCTATGCAGTGGGCCTGCCTGAGGGCCCCTCGCCTGGCCTGCGCCCTGAGGTGCTGCGGAACCTCTGCCAGCCTTGGCTCCTTGAGTTTGCCTTTCGTGCCTTGTTTGACTGTGACAGACCCGTGGCCCAGAAGGCCTGtgacctcctcctcttcctgagaGACAAGACTGCTCCCTGTGCTGGCATGCAGGAAACTGGGGACAACCCCTGCCTGGACTCTGTGGAGGCTATTCTGCAGAGGTGGCAGGCGGGCGAGCAGGGCCAGTCCCTCGGGGACCCAGAGCCTGAGGCCATGCTGGCTGTCCTGAGGTCCATAGATCTGGAGGGCCTTCAGGGCAGGCTGGCCGAGAGCAGTGACCATGTGGAGAAGAGCCCACAGTCCCTCCTGCAGGACATGCTGGCCACGGTGGGGGTGCTGGAGGAGAACGAGGCTGACTGCTACTGA
- the Brat1 gene encoding integrator complex assembly factor BRAT1 isoform X3, with protein MDPECSHLLPALCAVLADPRQPVADDTCLEKLLDWFKTVTEAESSLLLLQENPCLVELLSHVLRPQDVSPRVLSFALRLAGTFAAQEDCFQYLQQGELLLGLFGETGTLGWAAWNVPSVRSGWIQGLSALARHPSALHFLADSGAVDTVFSLQGDPSLFVASAASQLLVHILALSMRGEAVERCSPQGSAWPACAQKIVSHVEESLRSTDTPQVTQALNVLTTTFGRCHSPWTEVLWDQLSPLVACLLERDPVPAGHSLVDLLLSVARSPVFSSTDCGLWETVAQTLSRLSPTQAGPLALGTLKLQHCPQALRTQAFGVLLQPLACVLKATTQTPGSSGLLDGTVGGSLTVDALLSSKSACGGLLCQTLAHLEELQPLPQRPSPWPQAPLLEAVVTILRLCNGSAAPSSSVGGRLCGTLAGCLRVQRAALDFLGTLSQGTSPQELVPQVFAVLLEYLESPDSSPTVLKKAFQATLGWLLSSPKTPGCSDFGPHIPLFLGELFPVLQKRLCSPCWEVRDSALEFFTNLSRHWGGPAQGVPAHSVCRLRGLPTEGGRAGLHPMAEGRLC; from the exons ATGGACCCTGAATGCTCCCATCTCCTCCCAGCTCTCTGTGCTGTTCTGGCAGATCCTAGGCAGCCAGTGGCAGATGACACTTGTTTGGAGAAGCTGCTGGACTGGTTTAAAACAGTGACAGAGGCAG AGTCCAGCCTCCTGCTGCTGCAGGAGAACCCCTGCCTGGTAGAGCTCCTGTCCCATGTTCTGAGACCACAGGACGTGAGCCCCAGAGTCCTCTCCTTTGCCCTGCGCCTTGCTGGGACATTTGCGGCCCAGGAAGATTGCTTCCAGTACCTTCAG CAGGGGGAGTTGCTGCTGGGGCTCTTTGGGGAGACGGGAACCCTGGGCTGGGCAGCCTGGAATGTCCCCAGTGTGCGCAGTGGCTGGATCCAGGGCCTGAGCGCCCTGGCACGGCACCCCAGCGCCCTGCACTTCCTGGCTGACAGTG GTGCAGTTGACACCGTCTTCTCCCTGCAGGGAGATCCAAGCCTATTTGTGGCTTCGGCCGCCAGTCAGCTCCTGGTGCACATCCTGGCTTTGTCCATGCGAGGCGAAGCTGTGGAGCGCTGCAGCCCACAGGGCAGTGCCTGGCCTGCATGTGCCCAGAAGATCGTGAGCCACGTGGAAGAGTCCTTGCGCTCCACAGATACCCCACAGGTCACTCAAGCCCTGAACGTCCTGACCACTACCTTTGGACGCTGCCACAGTCCCTGGACAGAGGTTCTCTGGGATCAGCTGAGTCCCCTCGTGGCCTGCCTGCTTGAAAGAGACCCCGTTCCAGCTGGACACTCACTTGTTGACCTCCTCCTCAGTGTGGCCCG TTCTCCTGTGTTCAGTTCTACAGACTGTGGCCTGTGGGAGACGGTGGCTCAGACTCTGAGCCGTCTGAGCCCCACTCAAGCTGGACCTCTGGCCCTAGGGACACTGAAACTCCAGCACTG TCCACAGGCACTGAGGACTCAGGCCTTTGGAGtcctcctccagcccctggcCTGTGTCCTGAAAGCCACCACTCAGACCCCTGGGTCTTCAG GCTTGCTGGATGGGACTGTGGGCGGCTCCCTGACCGTGGATGCACTCCTGTCCTCCAAGTCGGCCTGTGGGGGGCTCCTGTGCCAGACTCTGGCTCACCTGGAGGAGCTGCAGCCACTG CCCCAGCGCCCCTCACCCTGGCCCCAGGCACCCCTTCTAGAAGCTGTAGTGACCATACTGCGACTTTGCAATGGCTCAGCTGCCCCCAGCTCCAGTGTGGGGGGCCGCCTCTGTGGGACCCTGGCTGGCTGCCTCCGGGTCCAGCGAGCAGCCCTTGACTTCCTGGGGACACTGTCTCAGGGAACAA GCCCCCAGGAGTTGGTGCCACAGGTGTTTGCCGTCCTCCTGGAGTACCTCGAGAGCCCTGACTCCAGCCCCACG GTTCTGAAGAAGGCCTTCCAGGCCACGCTCGGGTGGCTCCTGAGCTCACCCAAGACCCCCGGCTGCTCTGATTTTGGCCCCCACATCCCGCTGTTCCTCGGAG AGCTATTCCCCGTGCTACAGAAGCGCCTGTGCAGCCCCTGCTGGGAGGTGAGGGACTCGGCCCTGGAATTCTTCACGAATCTGAGCAGACACTGGGGAG GGCCTGCTCAAGGAGTTCCTGCACATTCTGTCTGCAGACTCCGAGGGCTTCCCACGGAGGGCGGTCGTGCAGGTCTTCACCCAATGGCTGAGGGACGGCTATGCTGA